The bacterium nucleotide sequence ATTCTCCGACCCGACCCGGGATGTCGCGGGGAGCGTGCTCGGCTCCGTGGCCGACGTTCCAGACACCACGCAGGAGATCGACCGAACCGGCCGGAAATGGGCCGGCAGTGTAAGCAGCCCTTCGGTCGTGCGGAGGTGAGTTTGTGTTGAAGCGGTGGGTGGTGCTGCTGGTGGTCGCGGCGCTCGCGTTCCCCGTGTTTACGGCGCAGTCCGCGGGCGCGGCTGTGGAGCTGAAGTTCTACTATCCTATCGGAGTCGCCGGTCCGCTCGCCAAGATCATGAACGGACTGGTGGATGACTTCAACATGGCCCATCCCGGCACGCACGTGACGCCCGTGTTTGCTGGCGACTACTACCAAACGATGGCGAAGGTCCAGACGGCAGTGATGGGCGGGGCCCCTCCGGACGTGGCCGTCCTGCTCTCCACCGATCTGTTCACGCTGCTCGACCTACACGCGATCATCCCGCTGGACGGCTTCATTCAGCAGGCCGGCGGTGACCGGTTCCGTGCAGACTTTTTCAGCGCGTTCATGCGCAACGCACAGATCGGGAATACGACATACTCCATTCCGTTTCAACGCAGCACGATCATCGTGTACTACAACCAAGACGCGTTTCGGAAGGCCGGACTGGATCCCCGGACGCCTCCCAAGAACTGGACCGAGCTGGCGGCGGACGCGCAGAAGCTGACGATCAAGGATGCGTCCGGGCACGTGACGCAGTGGGGCGTCGGGATTCCAACGTCGGGAAACACCTATTGGCTCTATCAGGGGTTCGTGATC carries:
- a CDS encoding ABC transporter substrate-binding protein, whose amino-acid sequence is MLKRWVVLLVVAALAFPVFTAQSAGAAVELKFYYPIGVAGPLAKIMNGLVDDFNMAHPGTHVTPVFAGDYYQTMAKVQTAVMGGAPPDVAVLLSTDLFTLLDLHAIIPLDGFIQQAGGDRFRADFFSAFMRNAQIGNTTYSIPFQRSTIIVYYNQDAFRKAGLDPRTPPKNWTELAADAQKLTIKDASGHVTQWGVGIPTSGNTYWLYQGFVIEAGQARLANPDGTQVFFDTPATHAALAFWSRLQTMGAEPTGITDWGMLPTAFVGGQFAMIYHSTGSLTFIHDNAKFPFGTAFMPADKTYGTPTGGGNFYIFQGIPADRQRAAWLFIQWMTAPEQAARWSEASGYVAVRRSAFGVGSYKAYTDKFPQALTARDQLTYAQAELATHQSGQIQLMYSDHLQA